ATTTCATTTCATAGTTTAATATTTAAGTTAGTTAATGATTAAACTGTATAATGAAACAGGCGGTTTTGTCAACAGCTGAGAAAATGGAAAAAGCTGCGCCTGATACGCGCAGCCATATTGTTGAAAAAAGACTCCGCACGCCCGTTTTCCCGAGAGCGGACTTTGCACACAGCCCTTCAGGAGAGGTGAAAAAGACACTTCGCGAAATCACATGCGGTCAGATCACTTCGGTAGGAATACCGCTGGACCCGGCCGAAAAGACAAGCTTTACTCCCACCGCTCCGCCGGATACACGATCGTACGGTCCTTCACGCGCAAGACACCGTCCGCCGTCAGCCGGGCTTGTGGGAGATGCGTGGAGGAAAGGAACAAAAACGTGTATACCGGATCATGAAACGGATGGTCGAACCGCTTCAGTTTTTCCGTCAGCTCATCTGTTTTCTCCGCCAGCCGGTCCATCGGCCATTCACTCATCAGGCCCAAAAGCGGAAGCGGCAAATGATAATACGTCTCTCCTCCTTGAATCCATGTGATCCCGCCACCTTCGTCGGATGCACGGCGGACGGCTTGAGCCATCGCCTCGATGTTTCTGCCGATCACCAGCCAATCGCCGGAACCATTGTAGGTGGACACCAATGCATCGATGTTCCGCCCGAATCCGCGAATCAAACTCCGTGTGATCCAGCGTCCGTTCCGGTCGATCAAATAGGCGAACAGCCGGTCGTCATCCTCGAACAAGACGGCCCCGTCGGGTCCTGTTGAGACGGCTTCTTCGGTCAACTTGGTGATTACGGGGTTGATCAGATTGAGCACAGGCACCGTTTCCCCCTCGTCCACATGCCATCGCAGTTGTTGCACGTCCGCCCACCACGGGGACGAACGTTGCACGGCGGAATAACGTGCCCAATCAATGGTCGGTGGTGATTTCACCCACTGCCCTTTGGCCGCCACCAATTCCCCGTTGGCGATCACTTGCAGGGGGACAGGCTCGTCCAGTGAAGAAAGGACATTGATATCCGCGAGTCGACCGGGTGCAATCCCCCCGATCCGTTCATCCATCCGGTAATACACGGCCGGATTGATCGTCACCATCTGATACGCCCGCACCGGATCACACCCGGCGTCGATGGCCGTACGTATCAAATGATCGACGAACCCCTGGCGGAAATACGATGGAGTCGGCCCGTCCGTGGTCATCATCAGTCGATGCCACGGCACTTCCCGTTCCCGTACCAGTCCTTCCATCAACACCGGCAAATCGGGACGAAGCGAACTGTGTCGAAGGGTGACCATGTATCCGAGACGCAGACGGTCCCACACTTCATCCGGTGAAATGCTTTCGTGGTCCCCCGTTACCCCTGCCGCAGCCAACCGTGCCAACGTGCGGTGGGAGGCGCCGGGTGCATGCCCTTCCACTCTTTTGTTCCACTCATGGGCCGCTCCGATCCAGCTCTGCATCCGTTCGTCCCCATCCAACAGCGGCATCCAGTCGGACAGCTCACCCGCCTGCAACACCAACGGATGTTGCAAGATCCGCCGGACCCGCTCATCGTCAAACAGATGAGCCAGAGATTCCGGCAAATGGGATTGCGGGTCCAAACGCGCCCACCATCGATACTTGACCGGTAAACGGGACAGTTCGTCCCAGATCCGGATCATTTCCTTTTCTTCCAACTGGGTAAATAAGAACAGATTGTCACTGATCAGCATCGTGGTCCCAAGCGGCAAGACATACTCAGCCAGCGTGACGGGATTGTACAATTGAAACGGATGGGCATGTACCTCGATATATCCGGGAACAAGCACACAACCCGACACATCCAGCACACGTGTAACCGTCCCCGGCTGGATGCGGGCCTCTTCCAGATCGCCCACATAGGCAATCCACCTGCCCGCCACCGCCACATCGGCCCGTTCCGTCCGCCCCGTATACACATTGAGCACTTCCGCTCCGCTCAGCACCAGCGAAGGCGATCGGCGTCCCATCGCCGTTTCGACCAACTTCCGCCGTTCCTTCCCATCCATCGGCAAAAACATCTCTCTTTTCCCCCTTTTCTGTCATCGATACCTCCATGCTATCACAAGGGAACAGGAATAAGGAATTGAGTGGGACCACATAATAAACCCAGCAATCGCAAGGAGGATGTGCCGATGCAAAAAAATGTGGGAACCTGGGATGCAATCATGCGCATCACGATTGGAACGGCTGGTTTGGCTTGGAGCATCGCGCGAATGGTTCGCCGTCCGTACCGCAGTTTGCCGCTGTTGGTTGCGCTGCTCTCCGGTATGAAGGTGGCCGAAGGCATCACCCGCTTCTGCCCGATGCTGTATCTGTTGGGCCAAAGTACCGCAGAATCTCCCAAGCGGCAACCGCCTGCCACTCCACCGCCGAAACCGGAGCCCGCTCCGTGACAGAGAAGAGGTGAAAGCTTTGACGCCGACACAACCCTGGTCCTGGGTGATCGAAACGCTCAATGATTATGGATTCGTCATCCTTACCGCCGTCGGCTCGCTCGTCGTGATCGGCCTGGTCATTCGGCGCTTTTGGCGGCGGACGTATCTTTGAGAAAAACGCCGTTCTGCTCCGATCCTCCCCTTAATATATTGAAGGTGGATCTTACAGGGAAGGATTGTTTCTTGTGTTTATCAAGAATTGCTTAACGCCGCGTGAACAGATTTTGACCGTCACGCCCGACACCCGCTTGGAAAGGGTGATCGAAACGTTGCAAGCCCATCAGCTCCATACCATCCCCGTCGTTGACCGGTTCAACCGGTTTCTCGGCATCACCGGATACCGCCACATGATGAAGGCTTTCTTGGATAACCACCGCTCCTGGAAGGAAGGTACCGTAACCGATGCGATGGAGCCCATTCGTCCGTTGACCGTTTTCAGTGGATTTTGAAGAGACGTTTCCTGTCATCGTACGCTATCCGTTTGTACCGATTGTGGATGAAGACCGAATGACATTTCTCGGAATCGTGAAGATCAGCGATATCGAGAACGCCTTGTCTTCCGCTTTTGGCACACACATTCCAGGCATCCGTTTGCTGTTGGGCGTGGTCATCGATATGCCGCACCAACTGGAACACGTGGTGGATGCAATCAAACCTTTTGATGTCAACATCATTTCCATCACCACGTTTGATGCCGGCGATCCGGCGGCGCGCCGCATTTTGCTGAAAATCGAATCAACTCCCCATCTGTCCGCCATTCAACAGCGTCTTGTGGATAAAGGATTGCGTGTCCTCAGTGTAAACGAACGGCAAGTCCCGTGATCATGCCTACTGTGGCAGTATCTGTGTTAAAGGGCGAAACAGCGTATCCATCAATTGGGTGGGTCCTGGCAAGTTGGGATTGAACAGCAGTGCAACGGCCAGCGACCATCCGATCAACGTCAGGCCGATCAATGCGGCTTTTTCTTTTTTTTGTTCCGGATTGATCCTCGGCCAGTCGGCCACTCAAACAGTACCAACAGGATGGCGACAACTGTGATGCCGGTGAAGGCTCCCCAATTCACGGTTGCTTCACCTCCGGGACGGGACTTTCATTATTCAACAAAGCGCGCATAAGTGATGCACGGGGGCCAACCTTCACTTCCACCTTCGGGAACACTTCGTCCCACCGATCCTTCACCTCTTGCCATTGATCGGGAGATTTCCGGTAGAATACATCAGCAAAAACCGAAAACATCCGCTTTCATTCTCTTTTGCACCTGGTTCATCGCCACCATGATGGTGTTTTGTATATCCCGTTCCACATCCGTTTCCAATTTCTTGGTGACGTCGGGGCTGGCCATTCCCCGATCGGTTGCATTCTGAATAATGTTCCCTTCCATTTTGGTCCGGACGGCGATTTTCCATTTTCCTCCTGTTACTGAGGGCACCAGTTCTGTATTGGAATCCAACAGTTCGACCGATGCGTAGCCCTTGATCCCTTTGGGTTTGACTGTGATAATGCCCGTTTTGATTTCATTCCTCACCCACATCACGCCTCTGGTGATTCTGTCGTCAATCCGGCCCACGA
Above is a genomic segment from Polycladomyces zharkentensis containing:
- a CDS encoding YgaP family membrane protein, which gives rise to MQKNVGTWDAIMRITIGTAGLAWSIARMVRRPYRSLPLLVALLSGMKVAEGITRFCPMLYLLGQSTAESPKRQPPATPPPKPEPAP
- a CDS encoding Ger(x)C family spore germination C-terminal domain-containing protein produces the protein MFSVFADVFYRKSPDQWQEVKDRWDEVFPKVEVKVGPRASLMRALLNNESPVPEVKQP
- a CDS encoding EYxxD motif small membrane protein, which gives rise to MTPTQPWSWVIETLNDYGFVILTAVGSLVVIGLVIRRFWRRTYL
- a CDS encoding adenine deaminase C-terminal domain-containing protein; protein product: MFLPMDGKERRKLVETAMGRRSPSLVLSGAEVLNVYTGRTERADVAVAGRWIAYVGDLEEARIQPGTVTRVLDVSGCVLVPGYIEVHAHPFQLYNPVTLAEYVLPLGTTMLISDNLFLFTQLEEKEMIRIWDELSRLPVKYRWWARLDPQSHLPESLAHLFDDERVRRILQHPLVLQAGELSDWMPLLDGDERMQSWIGAAHEWNKRVEGHAPGASHRTLARLAAAGVTGDHESISPDEVWDRLRLGYMVTLRHSSLRPDLPVLMEGLVREREVPWHRLMMTTDGPTPSYFRQGFVDHLIRTAIDAGCDPVRAYQMVTINPAVYYRMDERIGGIAPGRLADINVLSSLDEPVPLQVIANGELVAAKGQWVKSPPTIDWARYSAVQRSSPWWADVQQLRWHVDEGETVPVLNLINPVITKLTEEAVSTGPDGAVLFEDDDRLFAYLIDRNGRWITRSLIRGFGRNIDALVSTYNGSGDWLVIGRNIEAMAQAVRRASDEGGGITWIQGGETYYHLPLPLLGLMSEWPMDRLAEKTDELTEKLKRFDHPFHDPVYTFLFLSSTHLPQARLTADGVLRVKDRTIVYPAERWE
- a CDS encoding CBS domain-containing protein — encoded protein: MFIKNCLTPREQILTVTPDTRLERVIETLQAHQLHTIPVVDRFNRFLGITGYRHMMKAFLDNHRSWKEGTVTDAMEPIRPLTVFSGF